The uncultured Methanoregula sp. genomic sequence CCGATCCAGGGCTCCAGGAACCGGAAGGCACTGCTCCGCACTCCATCCCCAGTTAGACAGACACCCATTATGGAGTACCTCCCAAATCTCTGCGCAGAGGGTCGCGATTACTCAATTTTTCCGGCCCGTCAACCAGGTTTCGTGAAAACGCAGCCACTCCGTTTTCAGAACTGCGCATTTAAGGCGCTGTTTTGACGATACACGCGATTTCTGCCCCGGATGACAACCGGGTATAGCCACGTTCCAGCAGAGGATCGTTCCGGAAACGGGCTGGATGTACGGGGATGGGGAGACCCGGTTTGCGCAATCGTGAAGGGGGGGCACCTCTCCTCGCATACGGAAAATTTCCGCGACCAACTTATTTTTAATTGGCCCGCGCCCCTCACAGTTCCGGTGAGGACTCCACGCGAAATGCCGGGCTGCCATCTGCGGGAATGTGATCGTTATGCGGATTTGTGGTGGGGTGTATGCCGGGGACCCCTCACCATTATTTTTTTAAAACGGTTGGATCCCCCGGGCGTTTGGATCGTACGTGGGGGGTGACCCCCTTGATTATGGAAATTTCCCGCGACCGCATTATTTCTGACAGGGGCGCTCCCTGCATTGCTCCGGAGAGGTGGCCACGCGAAGGGCCGGACGGTGTGGGGAAAGACCGGGGCCTTACCTGTGCCCAGAAAAATCATACTGTTTCGACCGGTTTTCGGATTTTTATCGAGGATACCCGGGAAAAATCCCGGTCATAGGTTGCGATCATTCCAATCGAATGCTCTGCCATGCAGGCAACGTGAAGTGCATCGTTTCCAAGAAGGCCCCATTCCTGCATGATTGCAAGCGAACGTTCTAACGTTGCCGGGGAAATCCCGTATACCTTCATGGAACGGATGCTACGGATATCCTCCATGACTTCCCAGACGGCTCCTGCTTCGCGGACAAGTTCCGGGTGGAGTTTTATCTGATGAACCGCAGACTCAGGGGCGATACCGCTGCTGCTTACGACGGATGCGATGATGAGACGGTGGAGCACTTCGTTTAAGACAATCACTGAAGTCGCAGTGGGAAATACACCCGCATCTGCTTCTTCAAGAAACCTGGTACAGCCTGCAGATTGCTTTCCGCTGTTGAAAATGGTATTGAGCAAAATGTTTGCATCGATAAAAATAGTCGCGTCACTCCCGGACCCGGCTGCCATCTCTTACGGTTCCAGGGACGGATCGAAAATAATCCGGCGGGTCATATCCGGGTCTGCAAGAAAGATCTTCCCCCGCATCCGCTGGACCGGGGAGAGGGGAGGCTCATCTTCTCGCCCGACAGATGACTTGGGTTTTTTGCGTGATGCCACGACAGAATTTCCGGATACTCCCGGGATTCTCGCTTTCGTGCTCATGATTGGATCTATAAGCCTCCGGAAAATATTAATCCTGCAATAGCCGGAGAGAGCAGGATTCCCAAAAAGATTTTCAACCCTGTGTGGTTTAAAAATTTTCGGCGAAAGTCCGGTTGAAAATTTTTCATGCCGGGTCCGGCCGAAAAATCCAGGCGGAGCTCAGCTCACGCGATCGATAGTGGGAAGAAATCCCAAACCGCCCGATCATCAAAATGCCTTTGTAGAGCAACAGCAATTATGGTACAGGGGCATTCTATGGGAACCGACGCAGTATCCCTCAATACCGTTCTTGAATACGTGGATAAGCTCGATATCGAAGACCAGCAGTACCTCCAGGAGCTCATCCACCGCAGGCTTCTCGACGCGAAACGCACTGCAATTGCCAGCCGGGCAAAACAGGCAAAAGCCAACGTGCGAAAACAGACGAGCCGAAGCGGAACGGCAAGGGATCTTCTGGCTGATCTGAATGGTTGAACTGATCTGGGACGAGCGGTTTAAGAAGATCTACAGGAAATGGATCCGCCAGCACCCGGAACTGAAGGAGCAGTTCGCCAGAAAAATTGTTCAGTTCGAAGAAGATCCGTTTCATTCGTCACTCAAGACACATACATTAAGCGGGATCCTGAAAGGTCTCTGGTCATTCAGGATTACCTACGAACATCGTCTTGTCTTCGATTTTGCAGATGAAAGCCGGACTAAGGTTGTTTTGATCGATATCGGTTCACACGAGGAAGTGTATTAGGCCATATCACTTTTTTCATTTTTCCCGGGCTTGCGAGAACTGCACCCGGATGAACCGGGCCGCTTCTTCCTTTGACGTGATCTGGCAGATGCCCGGGCCAGTGCTGCACCAGGCCCGGTGCCGGAGATAGAAGATGGTCGTCCCGTCCGCGTCTGTTGTTGCGAAAAGATCCACACAGCGTCCCCTTCGCGTGCCATCACAGGGATTGTAGCGGAGCGAGCGGTAGAGGATCGTGTCAGTCGCGGGGTTGAGTATGGGGGCCGCTCATTCCGGCCCGGGTCTGCCCCCTTTTTTCGAACCCCCTCCGGATAAACCGGCCTTCATATTCGCGTTCTTTTTGCGTTTCTCAGCTAAAGTGACCTGAAACCTATGCCAGAAAAAGACGCAGCCGGAACACCGTTTAGGGCCATTCTACGAGGTGCATTTCAGCCGAATTTGGGCAAACGGGGCGATATTCTGGCTTATTTTCCACAGGAAATCCATCGGAGCGTTTTATGGGGTTTTCCGGCGGAGGCCATAATTCAAAAAAGGGAATCGGGACCCGTATAGGGCTTATTTTGGCATAGGGGAAGGGTGATGTGCAGGGGTCAGAGATGAGAAGGATCCATCCCGGAGACCTCCATTCCATTATTTTTTTAACCCGTCGGATACCCCCGGCGTTTGGAATTTCCCGCGACCGCCTTATTTTTGGGGGGAGCTCTCTGCATTATTCTGGTGATGAGATCATGCGAAGCGCCGGCCGGTGAGGAAAAAATTGGGGACCGGCTGCGTTTGGTGAGAATGGGTCTGCCCCCTATCCGCTCGCTAAAAAAAAAATTATTACTAAGGGGGGATCCTCCTACAACTTGCCCAGTTTTTCATATCCAGAGAATGTAATTCGCGAAGAGGAGAAGTGTTTTGCATTTTTTCCGTTTTCACGCCGGTATAAGTGAGATTGTATTTGGAAGCATTACACAGCGAATTTGGGCGGTCACTGATTTTATAGATTCGGAGGGCATTAACGAAATTTGTCTTAAATGTTTCAGAACGTATAAACAATTGTAAATTAAAATGGTTGAATACAAACATTTCACTGGTGAAAAAATGACAACGAGACATAAGGTGTTTGTGAGTTATCATCACGAACCCGATCAAGAATATCGTAATCAATTTGAACGTATATGCAGTGATATTATTGTTTCGCGTTCAGTGGAAATCGGAGACATTGATCCGAATTTGAATACTGAATATGTCCGACAAAAAATAAGAGACGAATATTTAAAAGATTCAACAGTAACGGTCGTACTTGTTGGTAACCAAACATGGCAGCGAAAACATGTCGATTGGGAAATATATTCGTGTTTGAGAGATTCTCAATATAATCCTCGATCAGGACTTCTTGGAATAATCCTCCCTACATATCCCAGAGCTGATTCTAGGTATTATGAAAAACACACTATCCCCCCCAGATTATCTGATAATTTACAAATTCGAAATGATGGAAAAGAGCCCTTTGCAAAAATATACAACTGGAGTACGAATCCAAATGAAATACAACAATGGATTCATGAGGCATTTCTAAGAAAAGATCAGATTGTTCCAATAAACAATCGTCCCATGTATGGGAAAAACCACATCGGAAGCCAGTGGTCAGATTAGAGTGGGAGATTACAACACCGAAACTTGAATTTATAGATGCGAGAATAGAATTACATCTGATAATTCATATCCTTCATTTTGAATAATCATAATGGCACGGGATGGGCAGTAAACGTGAATTCAACAACTCAAATAATGAATGTTGCATTGATTGATGATACGTTGACAATTTATTTTCATGTTTTCATAATCCTTCTTTTAATCGGTATTTTAATCCTTTTAATTGCTATTTTTTATTTGATACGGCGATATTATGACAGAACGAAATATGACTTGGTTGAACTTAACCTGAACTTTCGTGGGCCTTCATTAAAATATAAAATCGATAGGAATTATGAAAATTTAGAGATTGCTCATAAAATATACATTGAATTGACAACGAGAATGGCTGCTATTCCCATTGATGAAAAATACGATGTTATTGTAGAAGTCTACAACTCGTGGTATGAATTATTCAAGACCACCCGACTTGAAATCAAGAAGATTTCAGGGAAGACATTGAAAGAAGATCCTCATTCTGACGAATTAGTCAAAATGACTATGGATATTTTAAACCTAGGATTACGTCCACATCTTACGAAATATCAAGCGAATTTTAGAAAATGGTACGATGACGCGATAAAGGATACTGCAAATAAAGGAAAAAGTCCACAACAGATTCAGCAAGAGTTCCCACAATATAGAGAACTAATTGAAGATTTAGGGGAAGTGACGAATGTTCTTATTGAATATAAAAACCAGTTGGGGATTTTTATTATTAATAAAAAAACTAAATAGAGTCCAATATTCGATATAGAGGTAAGTTTGCTATCAATTAAAAAGAAAAGGTTATGCCCCCATTGAACTCATTGAAATAAGATATGAAAAAAGCCTTCATAACGTATTCACACAAGGATGCGGAGTTCATTGATAGGCTAGTCCAAGATTTGGAAACTCCTTCTGTTAGTGTAACTTTAGATAAAAGGATTTTAAAACCCGGCGACTCATTAACGAAAATTTTTGAAGAGATTGGTAATTCTGATTTTTTATTGCCGGTATTATCAATTAATTCTGTAAATGCAAAATGGGTAAAAAAAGAGCTCGAAACTGCGTTGATTAAAGAGATTGACGAAGAAAATTTCAAAGTAATACCAATAATCAAAGATAATGAAGACTGGGAGGATCTCAAAAAGAAAATCCCGACTGCATTAAGAGAGATGATTAGACCAAAATTTCTTGCAAGGTTTGATTCTAAACCTTACGAGGAATGTCTGCCAGAGTTGATAGGAGCTCTTACTCCAGAGGAAGAGTTTGCAAAAGAGCACGCAAAAATTCAATCACCTAATGCTGACAACCCGTTTCGTAGAGTTAGAACAGAAAATTTTGAAAGTATACAAATACTAGCAAATTCATTTGCTCGACCGGAATCTGGACGTTATGATAAGATTATCGAGATAAAACCAACAAGGCTTGAAGGGGGACGAGGGTCAGGAAAAACAATGATTTTGAAATCAATGTCGGCTCAAGTCGGTGTATACAGATTGCATAAGCGTACCTTCAAAGAGACAAATCTTCCATATTACGGGGTATATTGTCGATTGACACAAGGATCATTTGCAACACAAGCGGGTAATATCCTTGATCATATTACTGAGAGTCAAGCGAATCTTCTATTTATTACGGAATTTAATTTCCAATTAGTTAATTCATTAATCGATGAAATTTACTCTTGCTCTGATAGACGTATATTAGATATTTCTTCTAAACAAGAAACGGACGTATGTCAACTTATTGGAAGACAGATCTATTCCGGACAGGGAACTGACTCCACGATAAATAATTTTTTAAATTTAAAGGCGGCGATTCAAAACGAATTAGGTATTCTCAATGATTATCTATCAAGAAAGATTCTTGGTGAAACGGGTAATTATCCAGGTGTATTTATAAATAAAGACAAACTCCGAACGATATGTAAAACGATTATTACCAATATCTCCGATTTGAATGGGAAGACCATATATTTTCTCTTGGATGAATATGAAAACCTCCTTCCATTCCAGAAGATTGTCATTAATACATATGTCAAATGGTCCGAACAAGGATATTTCTCAATAAAATTCTCGTCGAAAAAAACCGGTTTTAAAAATCCTCAAACATTAGAGAAACAAGAAATTGAGGAGGGTCATGATTATAGTCGGATAGACTTGGATTATGATTTATCAAAAACTGCTCACCGTACATTCTACAGGAATTTATTACTCGAAATTTGTCAAAAAACTCTGAAAAATGAAGGCTTCAAAGAAACAAATATCGAAAAAGTCCTTGAAACGAAATCTCCATTTTCTGAATATGAATCCGATGTTATTGAAATGTATGATCAAATTCTTGAAAAGCAACACAAGGGAAATTATGCATCATTAGGAAAACTACAGCAACAGGAAATAAGAAAGCGACTCGAAATTGGTGCTTTATATAGAGTCCTCACAAAAAAACATAAGAAACGCCATTACTCCGGTTTTGAGGATTTAATGACATTATCTTCGGGAATTATTAGATATTTCTTGGAATTATGTGGAACTTCGTATTATTATGCAATTCAGGATAATGTGGATGTGAAAAACGGGAAACAAATAAAAAGTCAACATCAGTCTGATGCAGTATATGCATTATCAGGTTTTTATCTCTATAATATCCGAAAAAATCTTGTTCAATATGGGGCAGATATTCATAGATTAGTGATCGATTTTGGAGATATTTTTAGAGCCAAAATATTAAATCATTCAACAGAACCTGAGGCCGCTCGGATTTCAATAATTGATCCTCATAATTTATCAGATGGATCTCATGAAAAAATTACAAAAATATTAGACTTGGCTGAAATGCATAGTGTAATGCAAACGTTCGTCGGGATTGGGGGGATTAGACCGAAACATAAGTCCGATGTTCAACCAAGTGAATATATTTTAAATAGAATTTATTCCCCGATTCTTGAATATTCTCCAAGATGCCGGTGGAGGACACCATTCAGTACTGCAGATCTTGAAGGATTGATTAATCCCGAGGCTAGAGAGGTAATTAAGTATAATTTAATTCAAAAAGTATCTCCGATCCCCAAGAAATCAAGAATAATTAAATCCGAAAAAAAATCTCAAAAGAAACTGTTTCCTTCT encodes the following:
- a CDS encoding type II toxin-antitoxin system VapC family toxin; translated protein: MAAGSGSDATIFIDANILLNTIFNSGKQSAGCTRFLEEADAGVFPTATSVIVLNEVLHRLIIASVVSSSGIAPESAVHQIKLHPELVREAGAVWEVMEDIRSIRSMKVYGISPATLERSLAIMQEWGLLGNDALHVACMAEHSIGMIATYDRDFSRVSSIKIRKPVETV
- a CDS encoding type II toxin-antitoxin system YoeB family toxin, with amino-acid sequence MVELIWDERFKKIYRKWIRQHPELKEQFARKIVQFEEDPFHSSLKTHTLSGILKGLWSFRITYEHRLVFDFADESRTKVVLIDIGSHEEVY
- a CDS encoding TIR domain-containing protein codes for the protein MVEYKHFTGEKMTTRHKVFVSYHHEPDQEYRNQFERICSDIIVSRSVEIGDIDPNLNTEYVRQKIRDEYLKDSTVTVVLVGNQTWQRKHVDWEIYSCLRDSQYNPRSGLLGIILPTYPRADSRYYEKHTIPPRLSDNLQIRNDGKEPFAKIYNWSTNPNEIQQWIHEAFLRKDQIVPINNRPMYGKNHIGSQWSD
- a CDS encoding toll/interleukin-1 receptor domain-containing protein, with the protein product MKKAFITYSHKDAEFIDRLVQDLETPSVSVTLDKRILKPGDSLTKIFEEIGNSDFLLPVLSINSVNAKWVKKELETALIKEIDEENFKVIPIIKDNEDWEDLKKKIPTALREMIRPKFLARFDSKPYEECLPELIGALTPEEEFAKEHAKIQSPNADNPFRRVRTENFESIQILANSFARPESGRYDKIIEIKPTRLEGGRGSGKTMILKSMSAQVGVYRLHKRTFKETNLPYYGVYCRLTQGSFATQAGNILDHITESQANLLFITEFNFQLVNSLIDEIYSCSDRRILDISSKQETDVCQLIGRQIYSGQGTDSTINNFLNLKAAIQNELGILNDYLSRKILGETGNYPGVFINKDKLRTICKTIITNISDLNGKTIYFLLDEYENLLPFQKIVINTYVKWSEQGYFSIKFSSKKTGFKNPQTLEKQEIEEGHDYSRIDLDYDLSKTAHRTFYRNLLLEICQKTLKNEGFKETNIEKVLETKSPFSEYESDVIEMYDQILEKQHKGNYASLGKLQQQEIRKRLEIGALYRVLTKKHKKRHYSGFEDLMTLSSGIIRYFLELCGTSYYYAIQDNVDVKNGKQIKSQHQSDAVYALSGFYLYNIRKNLVQYGADIHRLVIDFGDIFRAKILNHSTEPEAARISIIDPHNLSDGSHEKITKILDLAEMHSVMQTFVGIGGIRPKHKSDVQPSEYILNRIYSPILEYSPRCRWRTPFSTADLEGLINPEAREVIKYNLIQKVSPIPKKSRIIKSEKKSQKKLFPSDTASGD